The following are from one region of the Endozoicomonas sp. 4G genome:
- a CDS encoding type II toxin-antitoxin system ParD family antitoxin: MATTSLSLGEHWEVFIKNEISSGRYGSAGEVVRDALRAMEERKSKLEALRSHLAEGATQAGEGEFITNFSMDSLINDLDAEP, from the coding sequence ATGGCAACTACCAGCTTAAGTTTGGGCGAACACTGGGAAGTGTTCATCAAGAATGAGATTTCCAGCGGTCGTTACGGCTCCGCCGGTGAAGTAGTGCGGGACGCTTTACGCGCCATGGAAGAACGCAAAAGCAAGCTGGAAGCCCTGCGTTCACACCTGGCTGAAGGGGCTACCCAGGCAGGCGAGGGCGAATTTATTACTAACTTCTCAATGGACTCACTCATTAATGATCTGGACGCTGAGCCCTGA